TATGTGAAGCCAGGTTTGACACAACAGTTCCCTTCTTTCGTGTTATACTTGGAACTCAGTTTTTCAACATTGCAAGTGGCTTGCAGATGAAAGGCTAAATGATATTGTTGGCAGCGCATACTATGTGGCTCCAGAAGTTTTACATAGATCTTACAGTACTGAGGCTGATGTCTGGAGTATCGGTGTGATATCATATATCCTATTATGTGGCAGCCGTCCATTTTGGGCTCGAACTGAGTCTGGGATCTTTCGAGCTGTTCTAAAAGCTAATCTTAGTTTTGATGAACCACCCTGGCCTTCTGTATCTTCTGAGGCTAAAGACTTTGTCAAGCGTCTATTAAATAAAGATCCAAGAAAAAGAATGACCGCTGCTCAAGCCCTGTGTAAGCATCTCATATTTTACTGGCTGAGTTGAAGGCCTTCTTTCGTTAATGTTCATAGTGTGTTTAAAAGTTTTCTTCTGCAGGTCATTCATGGATCAAGAATAGTAATGATATAAAGTTTCCACTGGACATACTGGTTTTTAAACTCATGAAAGTTTATATGCGTTCATCTCCTCTTCGTAAAGCGGCTTTGCGGGTGTGTTTAGTGAGCTCtgcaaatcatttttttttatttgtatatgttttttcCTCTTTCATAAAAGGTAATAAATCTCGTATGAGTGAtgacaatattttttatataatttaagatTAGAGAGGAGAAGTTGCTATAAgggtcaaaaaaaaaatgtttattttgtGTTACGataaaccccccccccccccccccccccccccctcatCATTAtccatcaaatatttaatttgtaggtaaaaaataaattttgtcaaCTTCATccaaaaaattgttaaaaattaattataatatccaCACTGGTTCTACAGTGgtatcaaatttaaaaatcaaaattgtgCTTAGATTGTATGTGTTAAATTATTTGTGAATATTATGTATGATTACTTGATTAGTATTCGAtattagaatcaaattttacGCATAAGTATGActaactttaaaattatttatgagatTTTAAAGTAGAATCAAACGGTTCTACTGGGACTCTTTATAAGATGGTTCTCTTTAAACTTTGTCAGGCTTTATCTAAGACATTGACAGTTGATGAGCTCTTCTATTTGAAGGAGCAATTTGTGTTGTTGGAACCAACTAAGAACGGAACTATAAGCTTGGAAAACATCAAACAGGTCAGTTCGTTGCTCTTTATTGTAATTTTGTGATGACCTCTGGTAGCCTGAGTAAGTGTTTCTGCATGACCAGGCCTTGATGAGAAATTCAACGGATGCCATGAAGGATTCTCGTGTGCATGATCTCTTAGTGTCGGTATGTCCTTCATTAATATGTGGATGGGCTTTCTTCAATTTTGTAGGAAGTACCATGTATCAGATTTGAATTTAATGGAGTGTCTGTTCTACATCATGTGAAAGTAGGAGTATCTTTTCTGTAAAAAAACATGAAAGTCCTGCTTCTTTATCTTATCAGCTCAATGCACTTCAATATAGAAGGATGGATTTTGAGGAATTCTGTGCAGCAGCTTTGAGTGTTCATCAGCTGGAGGCACTGGACCGATGGGAGCAACATGCTCGTTGCGCCTACGATCTATTTGAGAAAGATGGCAATAGGGCGATTATGATTGAGGAGTTGGCTTCTGTAAGTGCCTTCCTTCTCGGGAATATGACAGATCTACTGATACAGTacaatttggataccaaatgaaTGTCAGAAGCCTGATATACTTTCGTTTTTCCAAATATTGTTTCAGGAGCTCGGCCTTGGCCCATCTATCCCTGTTCATGCAGTGCTGCATGACTGGATCAGGCACACAGATGGAAAGCTAAGTTTTCTTGGTTATGTGAAACTGTTGCACGGCGTGTCTACTCGAGCCATAGCCAAAGCTCAATAACACTGAGCCATTATTGATCTTGCCAGAGTTATAAGGACCCCCACTAATCTCTTTAAACTGTTCCTCCTGTTAGTATATAtgtatcatttaaaatttatatatagatgCAATCAAACAATTTAACCTCTAGAGAGTTGTACATGTTTTTGACATAAAAGAACAAACATTTATTTTCCTCGTCATTCTACTCTATTGCAGCCAATGTAGAGAACATGACTTTAAATGCCTGTTGTTTAGAATGTGCTGCCCTTTTACAAGGTATTTACAAAGTATCTCCTTCCATTGGGTGCTTGTATGTATTAGAGTGTTTGTGTGTGTCTAAATAGGTAATAGATGCTTGTTTAGACATGATACACAATCCGCAGTAAATTCCTAAAATATGGGTGTTTAGAGTCACCTTGACACCCTACACAATATCACACCGTAAGTGTGACAGAGAGAGATGAtagtaaaattacaaaaatattttaaaaaatcgatatttttctcaaatacccttttttttaatctcacttctagtatttttttttaagatttaaaattcctaaaaaatataataaatttatttaaataaatcccATCTAATctcaaataatcaataaaaataaatattattctcaaTTTCAATCCAAGTCATTTTAATTTCTGATTTCGTCACTGATTTTCACCCATCCATTTGGAAATCCTAGTTTGCCCGATCTCAAATATGATAGTTTGATATTATGAAACCAACTCCTGCAGTTTCAAAGCTAATCAAGGTTACTGTCGAAGACATAtcgaaataatattttttcctttctgatttttttaatcattaaagGTCATTTCTATTTCTTATCCGTCATATAGAAATTATGATAACCAAACCTTAATCAATACAAAGTCTTTAGATGAAAAGATCTACGATAACAACCCCTTTATCATTCTAAGTCATTTTTTACTTATAAATCACAAATCCTTTTCCTAGTATGATTTTAGTTTAGGAATGTTCTGCCCCTATATATTTGTGTTTCTATTTCATCGCCACACAAACCACTTGATCATACACTTTATAATCTACCCTAAAGACCCCCCACAAGTTTTCATTATGTGCCTGATGGATACGTGCAACGAGACCTACCCATCGACAGAGCAAGAAACAGAGAAATCTGAGAAGTTACCCATGGAGAAAACAGTGTACGTCCCCTCAAGACCTCCTCTGCATGACTTCAAACTGCCCGGTCCGGGCTGGACCACTCGAAAAGTCTTCCAATGTGACGAAACCAGGCCTGACATCAAGAAGAAGCCGGTTCGGGTTTTCAAGCCCTGTCTCAGGGTGAAACAGAGCACAAGGCAGCCGGTGAATAAGGGGTGTGAAGTGGTGAGGGAGAGGAGTCGTGTGAGGAGAAGGGAGGGCTTGTTTTCGATGTCGTTGAGTAAAGAAGAGATTGAGGAGGATTTTGTTCGCGTGATTGGGAGGGTTCCTCAGGGGaagaagaaagtgaagaagATATTTGAAACTGACGAGGAAGAGCAGAAATACATTAACTATCTGAAATACCTAAGAGTAAGTTCATGACGACtgatctatttttatttttttgtgttttttcgGAATGTGTTTTTTTCAGACCTAATTGAATGAGTCCATGTTAATGTGTTATTGTATTGGAATTTATTCTTGATATTGTTGATTATATCGTTTTGTATATGTTCCCTAGATGTGTGTCTAAGTTGTTTTTTAATCTTGCAGGAACTTAATCCTGGAAACTGGTTGTCAGAGATTTATCATGTCTGAGGAATATTAAACTGCAGATGAACAATGGAGGAATTGGAGTTGCAAGATTGGTAGCTGTCGACATATATTTGAACGTTCTGGTTGCAGAATCCTGGTGCAAAAAGTTTAGGTTCTGTTAATCTTTTTTTAGAGAAAACAACTAATTAGGCAGCACTTGTgtaaattagggtttcaattATTGACAATAACTGAAATATATGATGATCTGTTTTACGTTCTTATGAGAGAACTACGTTGATCTTGGTAAATCTGATTATGACTTGATCTTGTAAattgtaccttcagtttcatGAGTTGATTTGACGTTTTGCTTCAAGTTCTTGTAAACTCAAGAAaaaagtgtaattacaatttacaacaccAGACTTGTAACAAAAGTTTTTGCAATTTGCTTATTTCTGTTCCTTCACCAAGTCGAAAAATGCGATTTCAGGTGGTCATGTATGTCTGCAGATACCACCCTTCAATAGCTAAGTACATATCTGTTGCCTGGTACACCGTTGAACTACTAACTTGCTGCTAGCTTTGTTATATTGCGTTCTTTCCAAGTCTCTTTTTTCTCAGCTTTCGTTTTCCTTCTGTTCATACATTTGCTTGATGACAATGCTGATTTCTAAATATACTAGGTAGCTGGTCTGTACTCCCTTAATTTTTGTACATGCATCTGGTATTTCTTTGAACTCGATTCTAATTCTGTTTTAGCCTTACTAATATTCAAATGATGAAGCACAGGCACATAAAGTTTTGTAAGTTGCCAATAATTTGTCTGAGTGCTTCTTCAAGCAGTAGTTGTTTTTAGCCCTTCAGGCCACTAATTTTCTCATGACTTGCAGAGAACTCATTCATCAAAGTATTAGTGAGCTTCTGCAGAACAGACTCGATTCATATGTGATTCATTAAAAAGTAAAactgtatacattccaaaaataataaaattttataatataaaaatttacctACATGCATTGATTTTTTCCACTATTCACTTTATATATTGAAAATCAGTTGGTtcaccactttacccatttttcttacttttttttctttatattacatttttttgaCCTCCGTGCCATACCCCATATTTATACTACTCCACGGGACAGAGAGACTAATCATCAAGCAAAAGTAGCCCACTAGCTCATCAGTCTATTGGAAACTGGATTCATCCTTTGTTGTAACGGTAAACTTTGTTGTCTTTctgttttcttatttttaaaatgatggATTGCATGCAATCCATGGAGGCTTGTAccctcaattttattttatgtttatgttgcaggtcttgagagagagagaacaaAGCTGTCCAAGGCTGATGTTATAGAAGTTTGCGTTCAGGTAATCAGATATGTTTTTGCTGTGAAGTAACGTCCCTTCAGCTTTTGTATTCAGAGGTGGGCTGTTGAGATCTCATAGGATTATGACGGTATCCTTATTGAAGGTGTTTCATATGAGCTCAGATCCTCAAGGAATTGGAACGCCAACAAAGGGCAGGTTGATTCTGAAATCTAATCTCTAATATATTCACAGTTGCTTAATTATACTTCAATCATTAATCACATTAGCTCATTAGTCTATGTTTATGTTTAGTCTACATTAGAACACAGTTTCTATGATTTGCGGATTTATTACTTCATTATGATGTTTATAGATTATTTTTGTCGAGAAAGTTGTTTGTCTTGTCAAATTCGAGCCAAACACTAGTAAAATATGTCCGTGGTCGGTtcattgaatttgaatttatatgaCAGTCAGACAAAAACTATACATTGAAGCATGCTTAAAAATGTCGTAATAAGGAATGACGGATTAAACCTCACCCTCGGCACAGTGTATGTGATTGACATAGTGTCTTCTTGCCTATTCTTTTCCCTTAAAATCATCCACACTTGAATATGGTgataaaagttgttttcttACAATAACATAATTGCCGCAGCATTGATGAAGATGGGTATTCTTAGCTAGATCAAAACTCTCAACTCTAGTAGCTCCTAAATATTGAGCACAACGTCATTACATATGTGCCTGCTATGTTAAACAACATTATTATGTATATTAAACATTATTATGTAATTAGTCTTCTTAACCTATATGCCTGACAAAATAATTGGAGCCACcaagaaatttcatttttttttattggtaaATTAGTCAGTTGCTCATTGTTGTTGCAAGAGAGCCAACAAAAACTACTTTGCAAGAGATTTCAATTTTGTGACTTCgtcttcttttcaacttcatagACAAAAGATGGTTGATGCAATTGTGAGCTTTGCTATTCAGACGCTTGGTAATTTTCTTATCCAACAAGTCAACATTAGGATCGGAGTGAGAGATACTGTAAGGTGGCTCAAAGATGAACTGGTGTTCCTCCAAGCTTCAGTAAGATATGCAGAATCAAGGCAGGATGAAGAGCTAATCCGCAATTGGTTAAACAATGTCAGAGAGGTTGCGGATGAGGCAGTAGCCATCCTGCGAAATTTTAATGTTCTCCATCAAGAACATGCTTCTTCAAAACAAGATGTTTGCCATAGTTTGATAAGCTATGTTTGGATGTGCAAGAAAGAGGCTAAGCTTTATGATATTGGCAAGGATTTTGAGTCGCTCAAGGAAAGAGTCGTTGACATCAAGAAAAGGCGACGCGAGTATGGGATTAATGCCATGTTAGCCACTCCAAACGTGCAACAGAAACGGAGAGCATTATTAAGAACAACTGCCATTGATAACCATGTTGATGTGGTTGGTTTCGAGGATGATATTAAGACTTTGATGTCTGAACTCGATAGTGAGGATCCATGGCGGAAAGTCATTGCCATTCACGGAATGGGTGGATTAGGCAAGACTTCACTTGCCACAGAGTTGTACAATTCTGGTGATTTGAGACATTTTGGCACTCGTGCTAAGGTATGTGTCTCAAATGAATATAGCATAAAAGATGTTCTAAAGAGGTTAATAAAGTCTTTCATGGGAATCGAGCACGAACAGGAATTGTCAAAGATGGATGAGCATGACTTGCTACATCACCTGCAAAAGTTACTGCAAGATCGAGGTCGCTATCTCATAGTGATTGATGACATATGGGATACCAAAGTCTGGGAACTGATTATAAAAGCATTTCCAGACCAAAAGAACGGTAGTAGGATCATCATAACTACACGGAACAAAAAAGTGGCGGAGATGATAGATGATAAATGTTTTGTCCATCAACTTCGATTTCTGACAGAAGAGGAGAGCTGGCAATTGTTCTGCAAGAGAGCAGAACCAACCCAGAATTTGAAGAAGTTGGGGAAGGAGATGGTTGGTAAATGTGGAGGTTTACCCCTAGCAATCGTGGTACTTAGTGGCCTATTATTGCATAACAAGAACTACGCGTACTGGTCAAAAGTGAAGGAGCATATTTGGAGACATTTGAAGGGCGGGGCCTCTGTGCAGATCGAAGAAATACTAAGCTTGAGTTATATAGACTTGTCTTTGCAGATGCAAGATTGTTTTCTCTACCTTGCAAGGTTCCCAGAAGATCATATTATTGACGTTCATGTGTTGAAGCTTCAATGGATTGCAGAGGAATTTTTATCAGAAGATCACGAAAGAGATGGAGTACCTATGGAAGAATTGGCTGAAGATTATCTGATTGAGCTAATTAATCGCAATTTGATTCAGATAACAAGATTGCAATGGGACGGAAATGTTGGGGAATGCCGGGTACATGATCTTGTACGTGAACTTGCCATAGATAAGGCAAAAGAgcagaagtttttggaaattttCGACTCAAGCAGACAACATCCAAAACCTATCCAATTACTGAGAGGACATCATCGTCATGCCATTTACAATGGAATTGGTGAGCACTTCAAGTTATTTGAGCGTAGATCTGATGCTTTATATGTGCATTCATTGTCACTAAACAATCTAAGTGGTAGAGTCCAATTAGAAGAAATGAAGATGTACACCAAATTCAAAAATCTCCAAGTGCTAGATTTGACACGCGTGAAATCAGATAGGATACCAGAAGAAGTGGGGGATTTAGTTCTGCTTAAGTTCATAGGCTTGATGGGTTGTTTTCGAAATTCATTAGAAATTCCACCAAGTATAGTAAAGCTGAAAAGGCTACAAACTTTGTGTGGTTCAAACTTTTTTCAGTGCTACACAATTCCTAGAGAGTTATGGGAGCTCAAAGAATTGAGGCACATAACCAATGGACAGTATAGCGGGAGTATGAAGATATGTAACCACCAAACAAAGCTCCGCACTCTGGACGAAATAAGATACAAGGATTGGGTCCAGATTGACACTCTCACTATCCCCAACCTTCAAACACTAACAATAATTAGATCAGAAGAACTAGGAAGAGGATACGCGTACACATTAGATTCCATCGCCAAGTTAGCAAGTCTCCAAACATTCACCTTATTACTTTTTTCTAGTAATATTCCAACAATTAAGCCACTCTGGTCTTGCAAGCTTCTCAAGAGTGTCTACTTAGCTGGTACTATAGAAGATCCCCTGGAATTGAATTTTCTGCCAGATTCAGTCAGGAATTTAAGTCTAATCCGTAGCGGTTTTTTGCAAGATCCAATGCCTACTTTGGGAAATTTTACAAATCTTACAGCTCTTGAGTTGTTTGACGTGTACCAGGGAAAGAAAATGGTATGCAATCATAATG
This genomic window from Daucus carota subsp. sativus chromosome 7, DH1 v3.0, whole genome shotgun sequence contains:
- the LOC108194971 gene encoding disease resistance protein RPP13; protein product: MTVSLLKVFHMSSDPQGIGTPTKGRQKMVDAIVSFAIQTLGNFLIQQVNIRIGVRDTVRWLKDELVFLQASVRYAESRQDEELIRNWLNNVREVADEAVAILRNFNVLHQEHASSKQDVCHSLISYVWMCKKEAKLYDIGKDFESLKERVVDIKKRRREYGINAMLATPNVQQKRRALLRTTAIDNHVDVVGFEDDIKTLMSELDSEDPWRKVIAIHGMGGLGKTSLATELYNSGDLRHFGTRAKVCVSNEYSIKDVLKRLIKSFMGIEHEQELSKMDEHDLLHHLQKLLQDRGRYLIVIDDIWDTKVWELIIKAFPDQKNGSRIIITTRNKKVAEMIDDKCFVHQLRFLTEEESWQLFCKRAEPTQNLKKLGKEMVGKCGGLPLAIVVLSGLLLHNKNYAYWSKVKEHIWRHLKGGASVQIEEILSLSYIDLSLQMQDCFLYLARFPEDHIIDVHVLKLQWIAEEFLSEDHERDGVPMEELAEDYLIELINRNLIQITRLQWDGNVGECRVHDLVRELAIDKAKEQKFLEIFDSSRQHPKPIQLLRGHHRHAIYNGIGEHFKLFERRSDALYVHSLSLNNLSGRVQLEEMKMYTKFKNLQVLDLTRVKSDRIPEEVGDLVLLKFIGLMGCFRNSLEIPPSIVKLKRLQTLCGSNFFQCYTIPRELWELKELRHITNGQYSGSMKICNHQTKLRTLDEIRYKDWVQIDTLTIPNLQTLTIIRSEELGRGYAYTLDSIAKLASLQTFTLLLFSSNIPTIKPLWSCKLLKSVYLAGTIEDPLELNFLPDSVRNLSLIRSGFLQDPMPTLGNFTNLTALELFDVYQGKKMVCNHNAFPSLRVLRLERMDNLEEWQVEDQTLPSLISFKTTRCDILKTLPVQLERLRIMGTSDLNNT